The proteins below come from a single Stigmatella erecta genomic window:
- a CDS encoding glycosyltransferase family 4 protein: MGLHARGFGAPEDFMPQDSAFIAVGEPARHVSGALEKKVPRGEFVAMSQGPFTQVLSMAQQELNPASNVDCARFALTAWRATRRRQNILLGEEFPGIQFLAWEALLGRRQRRIVLLVHNVASKKRLLALAKVGLARHVDHFLCLSEHSRRVLVEEYGIARERITVIYSRVDTDYFQPQPAQPVLHRVCSAGAVNRDYGTLIAAATGLDAEVKIAADTAWRYSVAGKAQKGAQALPPNVEMRSWGNYLNLRQLYAESRAVVVPLERPIISGITVVLEGMAMGKPVILTRNPYVEGFIEDGVTGLLVDPGNPAQLRERIQWVLANPAEAEAMGQRAREKAVRDFSVERYVERILSPFAGEAPPPRT; the protein is encoded by the coding sequence ATGGGGCTCCACGCCCGGGGCTTCGGGGCGCCCGAGGACTTCATGCCGCAAGACTCCGCATTCATCGCCGTGGGGGAGCCGGCCCGCCATGTCAGCGGCGCGCTGGAGAAGAAGGTGCCCCGGGGCGAGTTCGTCGCGATGAGCCAGGGGCCCTTCACCCAGGTGCTCTCCATGGCGCAGCAGGAGCTGAACCCCGCCTCCAACGTGGACTGCGCGCGCTTCGCGCTCACCGCGTGGCGCGCCACGCGCCGGCGCCAGAACATCCTCCTGGGCGAGGAGTTCCCCGGCATCCAGTTCCTGGCGTGGGAGGCGCTGCTGGGCCGGCGCCAGCGGCGCATCGTGCTGCTGGTGCACAACGTGGCGAGCAAGAAGCGCCTGCTGGCGCTGGCGAAGGTGGGGCTGGCGCGGCACGTGGACCACTTCCTGTGCCTGTCCGAGCACAGCCGGCGCGTGCTGGTGGAGGAGTACGGCATCGCGCGCGAGCGCATCACCGTCATCTACTCGCGCGTGGACACGGACTACTTCCAGCCCCAGCCGGCGCAGCCCGTGCTCCACCGGGTGTGCTCCGCGGGCGCGGTGAACCGCGACTACGGCACGCTCATCGCGGCGGCCACCGGGCTGGACGCCGAGGTGAAGATCGCCGCGGACACCGCCTGGCGCTACTCGGTGGCGGGCAAGGCGCAGAAGGGCGCCCAGGCCCTGCCGCCCAACGTGGAGATGCGCTCCTGGGGCAACTACCTGAACCTGCGCCAGCTCTACGCCGAGTCGCGCGCGGTGGTGGTGCCCCTGGAGCGGCCCATCATCAGCGGCATCACCGTGGTGCTGGAGGGCATGGCCATGGGCAAGCCCGTCATCCTCACGCGCAACCCCTATGTGGAGGGCTTCATCGAGGACGGGGTGACGGGCCTCCTCGTGGATCCAGGCAACCCCGCCCAGCTGCGCGAGCGCATCCAGTGGGTGCTGGCGAATCCCGCCGAGGCCGAGGCCATGGGCCAGCGCGCCCGCGAGAAGGCCGTGCGCGACTTCTCCGTGGAGCGGTACGTGGAGCGCATCCTCAGCCCCTTCGCCGGCGAGGCGCCGCCCCCCCGCACCTGA
- the epsZ gene encoding exopolysaccharide biosynthesis polyisoprenyl-phosphate hexose-1-phosphate transferase EpsZ, producing the protein MQTASVPKESADSSAPSREPNKAAAVAEAPRVFVAPMRTSKPVRGRLAPGFAAKLNLLADLAWVVVALLGSTLLAGHSLQLANLDFWLLLGVAGLGWLLVGTTLCLYDARFSDRAPLDDLALTSITVVVITGVLYLERLLIAGGMPVVALTFFPLMLWTGVVTLRHLVFRRLAVREEPLDEALILGIGAMGRLTGEHLAEHGRRRVCGYLAFSNEVQGPSSPQNVLGKAERLEEVLCQVPVDVVYISGNVQKHGTEMQAAIKLCEKFGIPFALPAHPFRMDRARPEHGHAVADGYLHFVTHAPQPHQMAIKRLFDITSSSAALLVLSPLMLMVALLIKLTSRGPVLFKQKRVGLHGKPFSMLKFRSMVVNAEELKTRLEAMNEQTGPVFKIKNDPRITRVGRFIRKYSIDELPQLLNVLRGEMSVVGPRPPLPNEVAKYAAWQRRRLSVRPGLTCIWQVSGRNQITFDEWMYLDMQYIDHWTLRTDLDLILKTVPVVLTGSGAS; encoded by the coding sequence ATGCAGACGGCATCGGTCCCGAAAGAAAGCGCCGACAGCTCGGCGCCGTCGCGCGAGCCCAACAAGGCTGCCGCCGTGGCAGAGGCCCCCCGGGTCTTTGTCGCGCCGATGCGGACCTCGAAGCCGGTGCGCGGGCGCCTGGCACCGGGCTTCGCCGCGAAGCTGAACCTGTTGGCGGACCTGGCCTGGGTGGTGGTGGCGCTCCTGGGCTCTACGCTGCTGGCGGGGCACTCGCTGCAGCTGGCCAACCTGGACTTCTGGCTGCTCTTGGGCGTGGCGGGGCTGGGCTGGCTGCTGGTGGGCACCACGCTGTGCCTGTACGACGCGCGCTTCTCGGACCGGGCGCCGCTGGATGATCTGGCGCTCACCTCCATCACGGTGGTGGTGATTACCGGGGTGCTCTACCTGGAGCGGCTGCTGATCGCCGGGGGCATGCCGGTGGTGGCGCTGACGTTCTTCCCGCTGATGCTGTGGACGGGCGTGGTGACGCTGCGCCACCTGGTGTTCCGCCGCCTGGCGGTGCGCGAGGAGCCGCTGGACGAGGCGCTCATCCTGGGCATCGGCGCCATGGGCCGGCTCACCGGCGAGCACCTGGCCGAGCACGGGCGGCGCCGGGTGTGCGGCTACCTGGCCTTCAGCAACGAGGTGCAGGGCCCCAGCTCCCCGCAGAACGTGCTGGGCAAGGCGGAGCGCCTGGAGGAGGTGCTCTGCCAGGTTCCCGTGGATGTCGTCTACATCTCCGGCAACGTGCAGAAGCACGGCACCGAGATGCAGGCGGCCATCAAGCTGTGCGAGAAGTTCGGCATTCCCTTCGCGCTGCCGGCGCACCCGTTCCGCATGGACCGGGCGCGCCCCGAGCACGGCCACGCGGTGGCCGACGGCTACCTGCACTTCGTCACGCACGCGCCCCAGCCGCACCAGATGGCCATCAAGCGCCTGTTCGACATCACCTCGTCCTCGGCGGCGCTGCTGGTGCTCTCGCCGCTGATGCTGATGGTGGCGCTGCTCATCAAGCTCACCTCGCGCGGGCCGGTGCTCTTCAAGCAGAAGCGCGTGGGGCTGCACGGCAAGCCCTTCAGCATGCTGAAGTTCCGCTCCATGGTGGTGAACGCCGAGGAGCTCAAGACGCGCCTGGAGGCGATGAACGAGCAGACCGGGCCGGTGTTCAAGATCAAGAATGATCCGCGCATCACCCGCGTGGGGCGCTTCATCCGCAAGTACTCCATCGACGAGCTGCCCCAGCTGCTCAACGTGCTGCGCGGGGAGATGAGCGTGGTGGGCCCCCGGCCGCCCTTGCCCAACGAGGTGGCCAAGTACGCGGCCTGGCAGCGCCGGAGGCTGTCGGTGCGGCCCGGGCTCACCTGCATCTGGCAGGTGTCGGGGCGCAATCAGATCACCTTCGACGAGTGGATGTACCTGGACATGCAGTACATCGACCACTGGACGCTGCGCACCGACCTGGACCTCATCCTGAAGACGGTCCCGGTGGTGCTCACCGGCAGCGGGGCCAGCTAG
- a CDS encoding flippase codes for MSTQPPDPSAAALRPSSPSPALDVTASVRNALKLGGSLMVTYGIALAVRLLLPRVLGPEAFGQFNWASEGFTAVFFVLVGLGLEVYIRKEVALRPEHASEFFGGTLLLQVGLAVGLLGLMQGLMVADGKPGPVRLLVLLLGIYQLFFRCNGTLAAVLHARERVDGLSVANIATKCVWGGGQLLVLALGLPLPWLGVPILASEVLRAAVLFRLSRRHAGLQFQVSARGTREALTGALPFFLNEAALAANGPMGIFLLGLLTNTTEVGWYGAGWNLAGMTLMAAPVLTWVLLPLLSRAASQSPEELTRITRRTLEAVLAFSIPLTLAMGLGADVWIGWVYGEAFTPAAAVLRLQAPILALTYVAMVCASVLTVTGQGWRVTRTSVVSMVLNATLNLTLARPFLAWFGPVGGACASALALFTCEAVVVLLLVRAVGHQAFDRQSLVRLGKTLGICAVVGGVHVALAGLGALRLAVGAALYVLLVFATGAVRLEELRNLMRLVRRRGAPAPASPA; via the coding sequence ATGTCCACGCAGCCCCCCGACCCGAGCGCCGCGGCGCTTCGCCCCTCCTCCCCGTCTCCCGCGCTGGATGTCACGGCGTCGGTGCGCAATGCCCTGAAGCTGGGCGGCTCGCTGATGGTGACGTACGGCATCGCGCTGGCGGTGCGCCTGCTGCTGCCCCGGGTGCTGGGGCCGGAGGCCTTCGGCCAGTTCAACTGGGCCTCGGAGGGCTTCACCGCGGTCTTCTTCGTGCTCGTGGGGCTGGGGCTGGAGGTCTACATCCGCAAGGAGGTGGCGCTCCGGCCGGAGCACGCCAGCGAGTTCTTCGGCGGCACGCTGCTGCTCCAGGTGGGCCTGGCCGTGGGGCTCCTCGGGCTGATGCAGGGGCTGATGGTGGCCGACGGCAAGCCGGGCCCCGTGCGGCTCCTGGTGCTGCTGCTGGGCATCTACCAGCTCTTCTTCCGGTGCAACGGCACGCTGGCCGCGGTGCTCCACGCGCGCGAGCGGGTGGATGGGCTGTCCGTGGCGAACATCGCCACCAAGTGCGTGTGGGGCGGCGGGCAGCTGCTCGTGCTGGCGCTGGGGCTGCCGCTGCCGTGGCTGGGGGTGCCCATCCTCGCCTCGGAGGTGCTGCGCGCCGCGGTGCTCTTCCGCCTGTCGCGCCGGCACGCGGGGCTCCAGTTCCAGGTGAGCGCGCGCGGCACGCGCGAGGCGCTCACGGGCGCGCTGCCCTTCTTCCTCAACGAGGCGGCGCTGGCGGCCAACGGCCCCATGGGCATCTTCCTCCTGGGCCTGCTCACCAACACCACGGAGGTGGGCTGGTACGGGGCCGGGTGGAACCTGGCGGGCATGACGCTCATGGCGGCGCCGGTGCTCACCTGGGTGCTCCTGCCGCTGCTGTCGCGCGCCGCGTCCCAGTCGCCCGAGGAGCTCACCCGCATCACCCGCCGCACCCTGGAGGCGGTGCTCGCCTTCTCCATTCCGCTCACGCTCGCCATGGGGCTGGGCGCGGACGTGTGGATCGGCTGGGTGTACGGCGAGGCCTTCACGCCCGCCGCGGCGGTGCTGCGGCTGCAGGCCCCCATCCTCGCGCTCACGTACGTGGCCATGGTGTGCGCCAGCGTGCTCACGGTGACGGGGCAGGGCTGGCGGGTGACGCGCACCTCGGTGGTGTCCATGGTGCTCAACGCCACGCTCAACCTCACGCTGGCGCGGCCCTTCCTCGCGTGGTTCGGCCCGGTGGGCGGCGCGTGCGCCTCGGCGCTGGCGCTCTTCACCTGCGAGGCGGTGGTGGTGCTCCTGCTGGTGCGCGCGGTGGGCCACCAGGCCTTCGACCGGCAGAGCCTCGTGCGGCTGGGCAAGACGCTCGGCATCTGCGCGGTGGTGGGCGGCGTGCACGTGGCGCTCGCGGGGCTCGGGGCCCTGCGGCTGGCCGTGGGCGCCGCGCTGTATGTCCTTCTCGTGTTCGCCACGGGCGCGGTGCGCCTGGAGGAGCTGCGAAACCTGATGCGCCTGGTGCGCCGCCGGGGAGCCCCCGCCCCGGCCTCCCCCGCGTGA
- a CDS encoding polysaccharide biosynthesis/export family protein has protein sequence MSRSNLSALSVSRSPAGWVLLLLLPMLVGGCYRPGRFTWVDDYRAPPSLQDEGYIIRRGDLLNINVWNQRELSADTLVREDGRITLALLNDVDAAGVTPPVLARRLEELFKPMVNNPVVSVRISRPEPLKVAVLGEVKSPGMKELAPESGVLHALAQAGGFTDYAQLDGIFVLRQQPDSPLPVRIRFDYEAISRTRGKGASFLLRTGDVVVVE, from the coding sequence ATGAGCCGTTCGAATCTCTCCGCGCTGTCCGTGTCCCGCAGCCCCGCAGGGTGGGTCCTGCTGCTGCTGCTGCCCATGCTCGTGGGCGGCTGCTACCGGCCGGGCCGCTTCACCTGGGTGGATGACTACCGCGCGCCCCCGTCGCTCCAGGACGAGGGCTACATCATCCGCCGGGGAGACCTGCTGAACATCAACGTCTGGAACCAGCGCGAGCTGTCCGCGGACACGCTCGTGCGCGAGGACGGCCGCATCACCCTGGCGCTGCTCAACGACGTGGACGCCGCGGGCGTCACCCCGCCGGTGCTGGCGCGGCGGCTGGAGGAGCTCTTCAAGCCCATGGTGAACAACCCCGTCGTCTCGGTGCGCATCTCCCGGCCCGAGCCGCTCAAGGTGGCCGTGCTGGGCGAGGTGAAGAGCCCGGGCATGAAGGAGCTGGCCCCCGAGTCCGGCGTGCTGCACGCGCTCGCGCAGGCGGGCGGCTTCACGGACTACGCCCAGCTCGACGGCATCTTCGTGCTGCGGCAGCAGCCGGACTCCCCGCTGCCGGTGCGCATCCGCTTCGACTACGAGGCCATCTCCCGCACGCGCGGCAAGGGGGCCTCCTTCCTCCTGCGCACCGGCGACGTGGTGGTGGTGGAGTAG
- a CDS encoding response regulator transcription factor, whose product MVGEFLHALGIERVLEASNGRAAMEFLAAGRPDLVCLDLTLPDVSGYDLCEYIRGTKALATVPVLMISARGTLLDRAQAEEVGADGYLTKPFSQDEFNQQVLSMLARNVKALPGGGKNDART is encoded by the coding sequence ATGGTGGGGGAGTTTCTTCACGCCCTGGGCATCGAGCGCGTCCTGGAGGCCTCCAACGGCCGGGCGGCCATGGAGTTCCTGGCCGCGGGGAGGCCCGACCTGGTGTGCCTGGATCTGACCCTGCCTGACGTGTCGGGGTACGACTTGTGCGAATACATCCGGGGCACCAAAGCGTTGGCGACGGTGCCAGTACTGATGATCAGCGCGAGAGGCACCTTATTGGACCGGGCACAGGCCGAGGAAGTCGGTGCGGATGGCTACTTGACCAAGCCTTTTTCGCAAGACGAGTTTAACCAGCAAGTCCTGTCCATGTTGGCCAGAAACGTGAAGGCTCTACCGGGTGGAGGGAAGAACGATGCCCGCACCTGA
- a CDS encoding GumC family protein, whose protein sequence is MPAPEERLPEVERQQAQLFDWEQLRDYFGYVKSAVKRHRWLVLGTFLITAGLGLAAAKLLPRTWYAETKLLPRRASAIAALVNPERPNLLNPDPPNPMRPANEVDAPTKAAAEAVLRRDNLVSLVKKLNLLDRWEATRPPLLRAKDTVMRMLTAPPDEDARMDGMVGVLEKKLSVGTNDGKVTIGVEWGDPQLAYELVDAAQQSFLHAREREEVSSIDDAITILEEHERQAAEAVKLSYDEFEKTFSAIMLERRRVVGDPRLIPRFSSTDQELAQLRFLIRAKRRAIADAQVQHNQRVTEMQDDLAQKREMYAPDHPSVVELEGRVASLRQGSPQVKALVGEEKEMLAEYADLGGKSLPFPDEPVPDPYGLERVLMGLLPAISENPSAAVSLEQLRSRLSAQQQILKRIDSAKLERNIAMRSFKYRFTLLTPAEFPKKPIKPNALVISLGAVVAGLVLGVFAALARDVLSGRVLESWQVERGLGLPVLAELDRRPGGL, encoded by the coding sequence ATGCCCGCACCTGAGGAGCGGCTGCCGGAGGTGGAGCGCCAGCAGGCGCAGCTCTTCGACTGGGAGCAGCTGCGCGACTACTTCGGCTACGTGAAGAGCGCGGTGAAGCGCCACCGGTGGCTGGTGCTGGGCACGTTCCTCATCACCGCCGGGCTGGGCCTGGCGGCGGCGAAGCTCCTGCCGCGCACCTGGTACGCGGAGACGAAGCTCCTGCCGCGGCGCGCCTCGGCCATCGCCGCGCTGGTGAACCCCGAGCGGCCGAACCTGCTCAACCCGGATCCGCCCAACCCCATGCGCCCGGCCAACGAGGTGGACGCGCCCACCAAGGCGGCCGCCGAGGCCGTGCTGCGCCGCGACAACCTGGTGTCGCTGGTGAAGAAGCTGAACCTGCTCGACCGCTGGGAGGCCACGCGGCCGCCGCTTTTGCGCGCCAAGGACACGGTCATGCGCATGCTCACCGCCCCGCCGGACGAGGATGCGCGCATGGACGGCATGGTGGGCGTGCTGGAGAAGAAGCTCTCGGTGGGCACCAACGACGGCAAGGTGACCATCGGGGTGGAGTGGGGCGACCCGCAGCTGGCCTACGAGCTGGTGGACGCGGCGCAGCAGAGCTTCCTCCATGCGCGCGAGCGCGAGGAAGTCTCCAGCATCGACGACGCCATCACCATCCTGGAGGAGCACGAGCGCCAGGCGGCCGAGGCGGTGAAGCTCTCCTACGACGAGTTCGAGAAAACGTTCTCGGCCATCATGCTGGAGCGCCGGCGCGTGGTGGGCGACCCGCGGCTCATTCCGCGCTTCTCCTCCACGGACCAGGAGCTGGCGCAGCTGCGCTTCCTCATCCGGGCCAAGCGCCGCGCCATCGCGGACGCGCAGGTGCAGCACAACCAGCGCGTGACGGAGATGCAGGACGACCTGGCACAGAAGCGCGAGATGTACGCGCCGGACCACCCCTCGGTGGTGGAGCTGGAGGGCCGGGTGGCCTCGCTGCGCCAGGGCTCGCCGCAGGTGAAGGCGCTGGTGGGCGAGGAGAAGGAGATGCTGGCCGAGTACGCGGACCTGGGCGGCAAGTCGCTGCCGTTCCCGGACGAGCCGGTGCCGGACCCGTACGGCCTGGAGCGCGTGCTGATGGGGCTTCTGCCCGCCATCTCGGAGAACCCGAGCGCGGCGGTGTCCCTGGAGCAGCTGCGCAGCCGGCTGAGCGCGCAGCAGCAGATCCTCAAGCGCATCGACTCGGCGAAGCTCGAGCGCAACATCGCCATGCGCTCGTTCAAGTACCGCTTCACGCTGCTCACGCCGGCCGAGTTCCCCAAGAAGCCCATCAAGCCCAACGCGCTCGTCATCTCCCTGGGCGCGGTGGTGGCGGGCCTGGTGCTGGGGGTGTTCGCGGCGCTGGCGCGCGACGTGCTCAGCGGGCGGGTGCTGGAGAGCTGGCAGGTGGAGCGCGGCCTGGGCCTGCCGGTGCTGGCGGAGCTGGACCGCCGTCCGGGCGGACTGTGA
- the epsU gene encoding exopolysaccharide biosynthesis GT2 family glycosyltransferase EpsU — protein MMVMDALLLVLGLPVGVGCGYLLLLTLLSAGKAAPARGGSPRKFDLIVPAHNEEAGIASTVANLSALDYPVAQRRILVVADNCSDATADRAREAGATVLVRHDTERRGKGYALELAFAQSLKDGFADAVVVVDADTHVSPHLLQSFAQRLDAGAQALQAHYGVLNPHASWRTRLMTIALALFHKVRSMGRERLGVSCGLRGNGMCFTHRVIREVPHEAFSIVEDLEYGIRLGRAGHRVHYVWEADVLGEMVSSEKASRSQRRRWEGGRWAMTKQFGVPLLGEALRKRDGVLLDLAMDLLVPPLSYVVLGAGGLTVAAGALSAWQGQVALSALLAAFCVGSLGLYVLRGWWVSGMGARGLMDLGRAPFYVVWKLWLVLSRPQEKKGEWVRTTREARKP, from the coding sequence ATGATGGTGATGGACGCGCTGCTGCTCGTGCTCGGGCTGCCGGTGGGCGTGGGGTGCGGCTACCTGCTGCTGCTCACGCTCCTGTCGGCGGGCAAGGCGGCCCCCGCGCGCGGGGGCTCCCCGCGCAAGTTCGATCTCATCGTCCCCGCGCACAACGAGGAGGCGGGCATCGCCAGCACGGTGGCGAACCTGTCCGCGCTGGACTACCCGGTGGCGCAGCGGCGCATCCTCGTGGTGGCGGACAACTGCTCGGACGCCACGGCGGACCGGGCGCGCGAGGCGGGGGCCACGGTGCTGGTGCGCCACGACACCGAGCGCCGCGGCAAGGGCTACGCGCTGGAGCTGGCCTTCGCGCAGAGCCTGAAGGATGGCTTCGCCGACGCGGTGGTGGTGGTGGACGCGGACACGCACGTCTCCCCGCACCTGCTGCAGTCCTTCGCCCAGCGGCTGGATGCGGGCGCGCAGGCGCTCCAGGCGCACTACGGCGTGCTCAACCCGCATGCCTCGTGGCGCACGCGGCTGATGACCATTGCCCTGGCGCTGTTCCACAAGGTGCGCTCCATGGGGCGCGAGCGGCTGGGCGTCTCCTGCGGCCTGCGCGGCAACGGCATGTGCTTCACCCACCGCGTCATCCGCGAGGTGCCGCACGAGGCGTTCTCCATCGTGGAGGACCTGGAGTACGGCATCCGCCTGGGGCGCGCCGGGCACCGCGTGCACTACGTGTGGGAGGCGGACGTGCTCGGGGAGATGGTGTCCTCGGAGAAGGCCTCGCGCTCGCAGCGCCGCCGGTGGGAGGGTGGCCGGTGGGCGATGACGAAGCAGTTCGGCGTGCCGCTCCTGGGCGAGGCGCTGCGCAAGCGCGACGGGGTGCTGCTGGACCTGGCCATGGACCTGCTGGTGCCGCCGCTGAGCTACGTGGTGCTGGGCGCCGGGGGGCTCACGGTGGCCGCGGGGGCGCTCTCGGCGTGGCAGGGGCAGGTGGCCCTCTCCGCGCTGCTGGCGGCCTTCTGCGTGGGCAGCCTGGGGCTGTACGTGCTGCGCGGCTGGTGGGTGTCGGGCATGGGCGCGCGCGGGCTGATGGACCTGGGGCGGGCGCCCTTCTACGTGGTGTGGAAGCTGTGGCTGGTGCTGAGCCGGCCGCAGGAGAAGAAGGGGGAGTGGGTGCGGACCACCCGTGAAGCGCGCAAGCCCTGA
- the wzy gene encoding exopolysaccharide repeat unit polymerase gives METFLSRTPVFFALLAGLVLATLGLLVLFPAVALLPMVAAIMVWVLAKVPVRYPVLVLLTVLLVVDCAVENPYSGHWNSPLTFIGRLCFINLNVVTGVPGLGFTLIDLSVFGLSALYIYRRAAGLKTDGVMTPLPKPLVIALLVVIGTVMWMYLWGMARGGDPRPAKWQLQKMLLLPIIVMLFTVSIRGAEDFKMLGRIIVTSAFVKAFLGAFFIVFIARPRGLYTEYATTHSDTMIYVTGLAIGVASYTEEPTRRHFWRMVIVCGVILMGMHYNDRRLAYASFNQCLVAIFLISPWSWVKRYVARAGIVLAPVFLLYVMVGWANPTGFFSPVNTFKSMLVGEHNDTGEMDYRDVENFNVISTWQRNPMLGTGYGHGFEEVIKLADISHLFEDYLYHPHNSVLGLLAFGGVVGFSGMWMFVALTVFFAVRAYHRAHPPVWRAGALVCVSVVLAYTNQCFGDMGLSSWYCNLLIALAVTCAGKVATQAGAWGSTTPSPSEMTGEMVEAKEGVGRT, from the coding sequence ATGGAAACCTTCCTCTCGCGCACACCGGTCTTCTTCGCGCTGCTGGCGGGCCTGGTGCTGGCCACGCTGGGCCTGCTCGTGCTCTTCCCGGCCGTGGCGCTGCTGCCCATGGTGGCCGCCATCATGGTGTGGGTGCTGGCGAAGGTGCCGGTGCGCTACCCGGTGCTCGTGCTGCTCACCGTGCTGCTGGTGGTGGACTGCGCGGTGGAGAACCCCTACTCGGGGCACTGGAACTCACCGCTCACCTTCATTGGCCGGCTGTGCTTCATCAACCTCAACGTCGTCACCGGCGTGCCGGGCCTGGGCTTCACGCTCATCGACCTGTCGGTGTTCGGGCTGAGCGCGCTCTACATCTACCGGCGCGCGGCGGGGCTGAAGACGGACGGGGTGATGACGCCCCTGCCCAAGCCCCTGGTGATTGCCCTGCTGGTGGTGATTGGCACCGTGATGTGGATGTACCTGTGGGGCATGGCCCGGGGCGGAGACCCGCGCCCGGCGAAGTGGCAGCTCCAGAAGATGCTGCTGCTGCCCATCATCGTCATGCTGTTCACCGTGTCCATCCGGGGCGCGGAGGACTTCAAGATGCTGGGCCGCATCATCGTCACGTCCGCCTTTGTGAAGGCGTTCCTGGGCGCCTTCTTCATCGTCTTCATCGCCCGGCCCCGGGGGCTCTACACCGAGTACGCCACCACGCACTCGGACACGATGATCTACGTGACGGGGCTGGCCATCGGCGTGGCCTCGTACACAGAGGAGCCGACGCGCCGCCATTTCTGGCGCATGGTGATTGTCTGCGGCGTCATCCTCATGGGGATGCACTACAACGACCGGCGCCTGGCGTACGCGAGCTTCAACCAGTGCCTCGTCGCCATCTTCCTGATCAGCCCCTGGTCCTGGGTGAAGCGCTATGTAGCGCGCGCGGGCATCGTCCTGGCCCCCGTGTTCCTGCTCTACGTCATGGTGGGCTGGGCGAATCCCACGGGCTTTTTCTCGCCCGTGAACACGTTCAAGTCGATGCTCGTGGGCGAGCACAACGACACCGGCGAGATGGATTACCGCGACGTGGAGAACTTCAACGTCATCAGCACCTGGCAGCGCAACCCGATGCTCGGCACCGGGTACGGCCACGGCTTTGAAGAGGTCATCAAGCTCGCGGACATCTCCCACCTCTTCGAGGACTACCTCTACCACCCGCACAACTCGGTGCTGGGCCTGCTCGCCTTTGGCGGCGTGGTGGGCTTCAGCGGCATGTGGATGTTCGTCGCGCTCACCGTCTTCTTCGCCGTGCGCGCCTACCACCGCGCCCACCCGCCGGTGTGGCGCGCGGGCGCACTGGTATGTGTTTCGGTGGTGCTTGCCTACACCAACCAGTGCTTCGGCGACATGGGGCTCAGCAGTTGGTACTGCAACTTGCTCATCGCCCTGGCGGTGACGTGCGCGGGCAAGGTGGCGACGCAGGCGGGGGCGTGGGGGTCGACAACACCCTCACCGTCTGAAATGACCGGGGAGATGGTGGAGGCGAAGGAAGGAGTGGGACGCACATGA
- the epsD gene encoding exopolysaccharide biosynthesis glycosyltransferase EpsD, whose amino-acid sequence MSDSPPASREAAPRADAPRPRLSVVMATYNRLALLTRLLEQLGRQTLPPSDYEVVVVDDGSKEPVREPLEALAKTLPYALQVEVQQNAGAAAARHRGVTRARGEIVLITDDDMQVPEDFLQRHLEQHPLGSRHVILGRIDPDPAIHDMPLFERWYAYLHDRLAQRLEGGGARGFNLYTGNVSFRREDYLAVGGFDPALKQSEDIELGIRLEKAGCRVGFCNAAYVLHGSDHTSFEKWLARAHRYGIMDSRLSERHSDVPQVDPWRMLFEMNVLARPLLATAVVLPGPTRPVTGALMGAAKLADRLGLAQVAYKSTSVAYTMEYLRGARAEAGSWREVARRIARYRRVAAGGEETPSPGPTRKDASGAS is encoded by the coding sequence GTGAGCGACTCGCCCCCGGCGAGCCGAGAGGCTGCGCCGCGGGCCGATGCGCCGCGGCCTCGTCTCAGCGTGGTGATGGCCACGTACAACCGGCTGGCCCTGCTGACGCGGCTGCTGGAGCAACTCGGGCGGCAGACGCTGCCCCCTTCCGATTACGAAGTCGTGGTGGTGGATGACGGCTCCAAGGAGCCCGTCCGCGAGCCGCTCGAGGCGCTGGCCAAGACGCTGCCCTACGCGCTCCAGGTGGAGGTGCAGCAGAACGCGGGCGCGGCGGCGGCGCGGCACCGGGGCGTCACCCGGGCGCGCGGGGAGATTGTCCTCATCACCGACGATGACATGCAGGTGCCGGAGGACTTCCTCCAGCGGCACCTGGAGCAGCACCCGCTCGGCTCGCGCCACGTCATCCTGGGGCGCATTGATCCGGACCCGGCCATCCACGACATGCCCCTGTTCGAGCGCTGGTACGCGTACCTGCACGACCGGCTGGCGCAGCGGCTGGAGGGGGGCGGGGCGCGGGGCTTCAACCTGTACACGGGCAACGTCTCGTTCCGCCGCGAGGACTACCTGGCGGTGGGAGGCTTTGATCCGGCGCTGAAGCAGTCGGAGGACATCGAGCTGGGCATCCGCCTGGAGAAGGCGGGCTGCCGGGTGGGGTTCTGCAACGCGGCGTACGTGCTCCACGGCTCGGACCATACGAGCTTCGAGAAGTGGCTCGCGCGCGCGCACCGGTACGGCATCATGGACTCGCGGCTGTCCGAGCGGCACTCGGACGTGCCGCAGGTGGACCCGTGGAGAATGCTCTTCGAGATGAACGTGCTGGCGCGGCCCCTGCTCGCCACCGCGGTGGTGCTGCCGGGGCCGACGCGGCCAGTGACGGGCGCGCTGATGGGCGCCGCGAAGCTGGCGGACCGGCTGGGCCTGGCGCAGGTGGCCTACAAGAGCACGTCGGTGGCCTACACCATGGAGTACCTGCGCGGGGCGCGGGCGGAAGCTGGCTCGTGGCGCGAGGTGGCGCGGCGCATCGCCCGGTACCGGCGCGTCGCGGCCGGGGGCGAAGAGACGCCCTCGCCCGGGCCCACGCGGAAGGACGCGAGCGGCGCCTCATGA